From one Chryseobacterium sp. 3008163 genomic stretch:
- a CDS encoding 3-hydroxyacyl-CoA dehydrogenase: METTIFKNIEIKNVTVFGSGVLGAQIAFHTAYHGYNVTLFDISYELLENAKQKFEQFKPMYQLDINAELADLDNAVNRISYTTDLKESVKDADLTIEAIPEDIKIKKDFYTRLGIVAPAKTIFCTNSSTLLPSQFAAETGRPERFLALHFANYLWKNNVAEIMSHSGTDRDIFEEVTQFAKTIGMLTIQIYKEQPGYVMNSLLVPWLIAGLDLFRNGVADAPSIDKTWMKTVGADLGPMAMADLVGLNTAYNVTKAYAELTGEKAWKDRSYFIKENFIDQNKLGISTGEGFYKYPNPAYQEADFLK, translated from the coding sequence ATGGAAACAACAATATTTAAAAATATAGAGATTAAGAATGTGACCGTATTCGGGTCCGGCGTACTTGGAGCACAAATAGCTTTTCACACAGCTTATCACGGATATAATGTTACACTATTTGACATCAGTTACGAATTGCTCGAAAATGCCAAACAAAAATTTGAGCAGTTCAAACCAATGTACCAGCTGGACATCAATGCAGAGCTTGCTGATCTTGACAATGCAGTAAATAGAATCAGTTATACCACAGATCTGAAGGAATCCGTAAAAGATGCCGACCTGACCATTGAAGCGATTCCGGAAGACATCAAGATCAAAAAGGATTTTTACACCAGATTAGGGATTGTGGCACCTGCAAAAACGATCTTTTGCACCAACTCATCTACATTACTGCCCAGCCAATTTGCGGCTGAAACTGGAAGACCCGAAAGGTTTTTAGCCCTCCATTTTGCCAATTATCTATGGAAGAACAATGTGGCTGAAATAATGAGCCACTCAGGAACAGATCGTGACATTTTTGAAGAAGTCACGCAATTTGCCAAGACGATCGGCATGCTGACAATCCAGATTTACAAAGAACAACCCGGATATGTGATGAATTCCCTTTTGGTGCCCTGGTTAATTGCCGGTCTGGATCTATTTAGAAATGGTGTTGCGGATGCGCCGTCTATTGACAAAACGTGGATGAAGACCGTGGGGGCCGATCTCGGCCCCATGGCCATGGCTGATCTGGTAGGTTTGAACACAGCATATAATGTAACTAAAGCGTATGCTGAATTGACTGGAGAGAAGGCATGGAAAGACCGCAGTTATTTTATTAAAGAAAATTTTATAGATCAAAACAAGCTTGGGATCTCTACTGGAGAAGGTTTTTACAAGTACCCGAACCCGGCCTATCAAGAAGCGGACTTCCTAAAATAG